ACTTCCTCTGGGTCCACCCTAGGTCGGAGAGAGGGCCCCCAAATCTGAATCTGATGTCAGAGGGGTAGAATACAGTTATTCACCAGGGcatatagaaatatcatttgttaAGTAAGCAAATGTTTAGTGAGTGCttgctctgtgccaagcactgtcaTGGATGCTGGGAATATGGTAGTGACCAAAAGCACTATCTTCACAGGGCTTACTTACATTTTAGTGGAGTGagatataagaaaacaaaatagtagttattaaattatatggtattttagATGAGTGCTAAGGAAAAACTAAACGTCTAGggagtaagtgtgtgtgtgtgtgagatgattgatagatagatagatagatagatagatatggggaGACGTTTGCAGCATTAGATCAGGTGGCCAGGGAAAGCTTTAGTAGTAAGTGAGACTTGAGCAAAGATCTGAAGAGGGTAAGAGAATGAATCATGTAGATAATGGAAAGAACATCCCAGGCAAGGGCAAAGTCCCTGAGGCGGGGTCATGACTAATGTGTGTAAGGAACAGTGAGGAGCAGTGAGTGAGGGGGAGTGGCAGGAGATAAGGCCAGAGAGGTGACCTGGGGCAGATTATGTAGGGCCTCATGGGCCATGGAGAGGACtctggcttttactctgagagaCAAGGGGAGCCAGGGAGGGTGGTGAGCAGAGGCAGACCATGATCTGACAGGATTCAACATGCTCCCTCTTGCTGCTTTGAGGAAAATAGACTGTAGGGGTGAGGGCGGAAGCAGGGGGACTGTGAGGAGCAGGCTACTGCAGAGGCCCGCGAGACCCAGGCCAGTGCTGGCTAGGGAGACAGAGATTCTAGAcacatatgtgagtgtgtgtgcattttaattttttattgcaaaaattttcaaacatataaaaaagtaaagagaCTAGTATAATGTGCCCATATGTGCCTGTCACCCAGCTTCAACAAATTTCAACACATGTCCATTCCtactttttctgtacctccatctcATTCTCTATggaattattttggaaaaaatccAGACATCATCCCATCAATAAATACTTCAGTTTGTATCTTAAattaagcaaagcaaaacaaaacagaacaataccCTCATTACCCTTcagaaaattaacaataattccttaGTATCATCAAATATTAGgtcagtgttcaaatttccttATCTCTTGAGTGTTTTAGGATCCAAACAAGGTCAACACATTGCATTTTTTTAATGGggctttttagatttttaaatctcCCCCACTAGCAATTTGTTTGTTAAAGAAAATTTGTTTGTCCTGTAGAGTTTCCCAGTCTGGATCTGGTTGATTGCAGCCATGTAGACACATTTCTTACtctctttttattaatttgttaattctattcagttaatttaatttattgtttAATTCATTAAacaattaaattaattatatataacCTATTATTGTTAAATTAATGTAAACAGAATTGattctatttaattattttattcccaCTTCATTTATTAGCTGGAATTCTTCTCTAAAAAAAAGGTTCCTCACATCAACTGTTTGGCTACCTTGAGGGTATATAGATTGTATAGAAACAGCTGtataaatacttaattttttcccttttatttaccAGTTTTTGGAAGAAATGAACTTCTGAAGTGACCAATTAAAGGATTTTTTGGTTTTGCTATATCATTATTAGTTCAtgaattttaaacatatttgatTAATTTCAATCCattgtacttacttattttgatGCTTAAATTGAACTCTCTCTGGCCAGTGAGTGTTAATTTCAATTGGTTCCAGAGTCCTTTTGACACATCTCCATCATTATTTGAGCACTTCCTCACATTCTGGTATGAAAATATGTCCCAGACTCATCTTGTGCTTCCCATGCCCCAAACCTGACAATACCCATTTATTTAAGGAGCTCTAGTTCCTTTTAgtggagaatggtatttagaaaccaagatctgggtacTAAGTATGCTTGTTGTTACTAGATTGGTCATTATTTCTAGGTCTTATCAAAAAGagctaagaaatttttttaaaacagaaaataacaggaATCCATATGGATATTCTAGATATGCTTTGGAGCTCAACAACAGTATTTATGGATAGTCGCTCACCAAATATTGGTGCCCTCTGAATTCCTCAGCTTTATGATCTGCAGGAAACTCCCTTTTACCCCACATAATAGACAACATCATCTTTGGAGTTCAGAGAATTATAGAGGGCTCTTTAAGGAGTATTTATCTAGAAATACCTGTGTGGCTGGGTGTGGGCTGTCACCAGTTCTCACTATCTCTACTTGTCCCATCCCCTCCTCTATttcatttccttccctttctctcttctcctgcccCCACTCCAGGTTTCTGAAGTTAACGTGACTAGGAAATGCCCAGAGGAAAGTGACATCCCCAGAAGCACTCCACCTGTGGCTTTCACAGAGGTCCTCCAGGCACCAGCCATCAGGAttcccccctcctcctctctctgtggTCTCAGTGGCTTCCCCAGAGACCAGGCCTCAGGGCCCGATACAAGTGAGGGGGCAGCCAGGCCTTTCCTGGAACCCAGCCAGCAACAGGTGGAGGCCACGTGGGAAGTATCAAGCGAGAATGGAGGGGGCCGAAAGGGCTGCGTGGTTGGAGCTGTTATGGATGAGCCCTCCGGGGGCCTGGGGGTCATGAGTGGGTTGGAGGAGCTGCTTGGTGAAGACACTATTGACCAGGAGCTGGAGCAGCTCTACTTGTCCCACCTGAGTCGCCTGCGGGCTTCTGTGGCTGCAGGTGGGACaggaggtggtggggagggcCTCATGGATGGGGGGGTGTCTCCCAGCCATCCCCTGGGCATACTCACGGACCGTGACCTGATCTTGAAATGGCCTGGCCCTGAACGGGCCCTGAACAGTGCCCTGGCTGAGGAGATCACACTGCACTATGCCCGGCTGGGGTGTGGTGTGGAGCTCATCAAGGACACCGAGGACCCTGatgaggagggggagggagaagaggggctCTCCGTTATACCCTCCAGCCCAGAAGGGGACACCTTCAAGGAATCGCCTCCACAAATCCTCTCTGGTGCCTATTCTGTGGTAGCCACTATGGGAGATGTGTGGCTTCCATGGGCAGAGGGCTCAAGATGTGACAGCCCTGTGGTTCTGGGTACAGAGGGTCAGTTCACTGGGGCTCCAGGGAAGGGAATGGGCAATGACACTGACTCTTTGGACATGAATAGGGAAATAGCtggggtgactgggtccccaaaGGGAATAGAAGCCTGGAAGGAGTTTACCACTGAGTGGGCAGACAGCTTAGTTCCTATGTCTGGCAAGGAGACAGCTGCTGAAGTCCTGCAGGGGCAAAATCTTACCCTCCTTGGTCCATCAGGGACTGAAGTCTGTCCTTCCAGCCTTGCCAGGCCCCATGTGAGCTCCCAGGATGAAGAGGGTTCAGGTTCAAGCCTCGAGCCCCCAAAGAGGTCTCCCACCCTAGCAGCCTCTGcagaatgtgtgtgtatattaccTCCCCAGCTCTGGGGACCCTTGACCCAGACTCTAGGTGTCCTGGCTGGGCTGATAGTGGTCCCTGTGGCTCTGAACAGTGGTATGTCCCTCCTGGTGCTTGCACTGTGCCTGTCTCTGGCCTGGTTCTCCTAGGGGCTGCTTGAGGGATCAGCAGTAGCAGGCCTTCCCCTCTCTGAGGTCTGGGGAAGAGTGTCCTCTGTACCATCCCCAGAGCGtttcaatggggtatgtggccTGTACAGTAAGGGATCCTTTGCTTCTGATAATGCTCAACTGGAGAGAGGCCTCCCCATCTCTGAGGTCTCCCATCAGCCTAGGGCTCCCTATGGTGATATCAGTGGGGAGAAACAGGGTAGATGGTATAAGAACTTTCAGAATGGAGCCAGGCATGTTCCCCTTCTCCACCTCCCCCTAAacctgtatttatttttgtataattcTCTGGATGAGGGAGAGTGGTCATGAGCTGGTCTTGGGGCACAATTACCCAGAGATATTAACAGCCAATCTGTGCAACCTGctggagctttatttttaatttaatttatatagagtacctattattattatatgcCACAATAGAGCTCTATGAGAAATGATGAGTCTTGCTGTACAGTGTACTGTTTGGGCACGTGTGTGCGGGATGGTCACATTCTGTGGAAGGGCCACAGTGGCGAGTGGGGCATGGGACGTGGTCATGCCTGCTTTTGCTGCTTTAGTATGTCCTTGAGGATATCTGTCACCTCAACCTTATGGTCCTAAGCCATGAGGACTGGCAGTCTTTGGGGGACAGGTCCTTTGGTCTTTTCCACATTCTGCCatggagggaggaaaaggggtGGCTACATGAGGGTTTGGTGTCATACATGTGGCTGCAGTGGTGGATGTGGTCAGCTGTAGATGTGCGGATATTGATTGTGAATCAGCCACAAAGTTCTGAggttactgagaaaaaaaaccAACCTTTGACATAAGCAGGGAGACCTGTCTGTCCTTTGGGGATGTCTCAGAAAGGGCAGAAGAGTTAATGTGCTGTGAAAAATTCTTACCAGAGTTGCTGTCCACAGGCATCACATTTCTGACTCAAAAACAGGAAACTCAAAGTTTTGAAAGAAAGGATAGATCTATTTACTGCATGCAAATAAAAAACTCTgcctagcaaaataaaaccccatatatttgtttacttttcttcACAGAAAAACTTTATACCAGCTTTCTTCAGTTCTTTTCCAGGACTCCAGTGTTTTTCTGAACATCCCCAATTAGATTTTTGCCCAACTACTTCAGCAAAAGTGCTGAATCACTGATGATATTCACATTGTTATATAAATGGCCAAGTCTCAGACCTCATCTTACTTGATCTATTTGCCACATGACACAGTTGATCATCTCTCAACCTTGGAATCCTTTCTTCACTTGGTTTCCAGGACACCACATTCTCCCAGTTTTCCTCTTTCCCTATTGGCCACTCTTCTAGAACAGTGCCTtgcatgtagtaggtgctcaataaatacttaatgaaataaataaaggcaCAAATGAATGTATGTGGGGAAATACTGAGACATGGCTGCAGAACTTGGCCATTTAGTGGTTACAAGCTCAGTCAGTTGCACAAGTGTTGGCTGaccacctctgctctgctctgctctgaggACACAGGAAAAGGAGCTCACAGCTGAGCGGAGGAGGCAGACACCAGGAAAGAACTCCAGTGCAGTGTGGTTACTGCATTAACAGTGATGGGTCCCTTAGGCTGTTGGGGCCCCAGGACAGATGCTTGGCCTGGCATGGGGACTCTGGGAGCCTTCTTGGAGGATATGGTGCCTGaactaagttttaaaaaataagaaggaacCTACAAGGTGATGAGGAGAAGAGAGGGCAGCCCAGTCAGAAGGAAGAGCACTGCAGAAGTCTGGAAGTAGAAAATAGCTAGTGAAAATGAATTCATCACACCTATATTTCACCTGTCTTTCCATGAGTATATTCTGACTTTGTCAAATATCAAAGTCCAGACATGTGCCTGTGGCCTTGTATTGATGTGATAATTTGCTCAATGTCCAAAAAAAGCAACTCTATGCCAATTAGGTTGAGAAATTAGATAAAATGGTTACATTACTGCAGACATAGAACTTGCCAAAACTgcctcaaaaaagaaaacttgagtGGTCCTATCACCATTAAAGTAACAGAATCTGGACCCAAGTCTTGCCACACAGAACCTCTGAGCCCAGATGGCTTTGCTGATGAAATACTCAAGGAATAATCAATTCAAGAGTGTAGAGGAAAAGGGAGCATTCCTAATTCACATAACCTTGATACTAAAACCTGACCAgtgaaaaaagaatattacataaCAATGTCAAAATAGatgcaaatattttaaactaatgaTAATTGCCTGTTAGTTCATTCAGGCTACTGTAACAACATAGTGTAGACTAGGTGGCTAATAAACAACAAACACTATTtctcacagttatggaggctCAGGAGTTCAAGATCAAGGGGCCAGCAGacttggtgtctggtgaggactGCTTCTTGATTCACATATGGCCATCTTCTGGTTGTGTCTTCACATAGTGAAGGGACGAGGGACTTTCTGGGGTCTCTTTCGTAAGGGCAGTAATCCCATTCTTGAGGGCTCCACTcaggacctaatcacctcccacaggccccacctcctaataccatcactttGGGGATTATGTTTCACCATACGAATTTTGAGCAAACACAAACATCAAGTCTATAGAACTGCCTAAGTCTAACATATTAAAAAAGTATAATACAACCAAGTTGGGTTTATCCCCAAACTACAATGTGG
This DNA window, taken from Manis pentadactyla isolate mManPen7 chromosome X, mManPen7.hap1, whole genome shotgun sequence, encodes the following:
- the PPP1R3F gene encoding protein phosphatase 1 regulatory subunit 3F isoform X2 is translated as MARPAPVEPQLRHSAPPSPATGEPSTSVEAAVAPRRVLFADEALGLPLAQLRRYRPWGGPGTGKMAAEAGQDGDGGGPDEDDDGEDGDEGEEEEEACPEPSLLCPVPAGEGFYLVPTFSLPTAPGRLERLGRVMVELEALLPPPGAVPGGAGVWVPGGRPPVLRGLVRVLNRSFEKAVHVRASHDGWTSFCDHPARYVPRSLPGAGAGGPGVGDPILDQGLGLGPGQASASSPDDCGHTDRFAFQLPFAEGAGDGARLDFVVRYETPEGTFWANNHGRNYTVLLRIAPAPTPTDAEGLPQQQQLQQLEPQPECQGPVEAEARQLKSCMKPVRRRPNEEELRMKSMEDNTPAVECPDVQESVGPLVAPTPLRPWPQMTLQVSEVNVTRKCPEESDIPRSTPPVAFTEVLQAPAIRIPPSSSLCGLSGFPRDQASGPDTSEGAARPFLEPSQQQVEATWEVSSENGGGRKGCVVGAVMDEPSGGLGVMSGLEELLGEDTIDQELEQLYLSHLSRLRASVAAGGTGGGGEGLMDGGVSPSHPLGILTDRDLILKWPGPERALNSALAEEITLHYARLGCGVELIKDTEDPDEEGEGEEGLSVIPSSPEGDTFKESPPQILSGAYSVVATMGDVWLPWAEGSRCDSPVVLGTEGQFTGAPGKGMGNDTDSLDMNREIAGVTGSPKGIEAWKEFTTEWADSLVPMSGKETAAEVLQGQNLTLLGPSGTEVCPSSLARPHVSSQDEEGSGSSLEPPKRSPTLAASAECVCILPPQLWGPLTQTLGVLAGLIVVPVALNSGMSLLVLALCLSLAWFS
- the PPP1R3F gene encoding protein phosphatase 1 regulatory subunit 3F isoform X1, which produces MARPAPVEPQLRHSAPPSPATGEPSTSVEAAVAPRRVLFADEALGLPLAQLRRYRPWGGPGTGKMAAEAGQDGDGGGPDEDDDGEDGDEGEEEEEACPEPSLLCPVPAGEGFYLVPTFSLPTAPGRLERLGRVMVELEALLPPPGAVPGGAGVWVPGGRPPVLRGLVRVLNRSFEKAVHVRASHDGWTSFCDHPARYVPRSLPGAGAGGPGVGDPILDQGLGLGPGQASASSPDDCGHTDRFAFQLPFAEGAGDGARLDFVVRYETPEGTFWANNHGRNYTVLLRIAPAPTPTDAEGLPQQQQLQQLEPQPECQGPVEAEARQLKSCMKPVRRRPNEEELRMKSMEDNTPAVAECPDVQESVGPLVAPTPLRPWPQMTLQVSEVNVTRKCPEESDIPRSTPPVAFTEVLQAPAIRIPPSSSLCGLSGFPRDQASGPDTSEGAARPFLEPSQQQVEATWEVSSENGGGRKGCVVGAVMDEPSGGLGVMSGLEELLGEDTIDQELEQLYLSHLSRLRASVAAGGTGGGGEGLMDGGVSPSHPLGILTDRDLILKWPGPERALNSALAEEITLHYARLGCGVELIKDTEDPDEEGEGEEGLSVIPSSPEGDTFKESPPQILSGAYSVVATMGDVWLPWAEGSRCDSPVVLGTEGQFTGAPGKGMGNDTDSLDMNREIAGVTGSPKGIEAWKEFTTEWADSLVPMSGKETAAEVLQGQNLTLLGPSGTEVCPSSLARPHVSSQDEEGSGSSLEPPKRSPTLAASAECVCILPPQLWGPLTQTLGVLAGLIVVPVALNSGMSLLVLALCLSLAWFS